In Oryzihumus leptocrescens, the following are encoded in one genomic region:
- a CDS encoding GNAT family N-acetyltransferase produces the protein MSQVQNPEPLRSRQVEPLGARLPDGTTVTLRPLLHGETAPLLGVFDGMSMVSRWMRYLSGLPRLSPGMLSGLTDVDGDHHVAWLASLDDEPAGIARYVRLRDRPTTAELAFEVVDRLQHHGLGTVLLDTITTVAAARGIRQVQATLAPSNTASRRLLARIGATTRHVDGLLEAQGPLRLLDPPAVDRPALLRLLCAGSWDAALDIG, from the coding sequence ATGTCCCAGGTCCAGAACCCCGAGCCGCTCAGGTCTCGTCAGGTCGAGCCGCTCGGAGCCCGCCTCCCCGACGGCACGACCGTCACCCTCAGGCCCCTCCTCCATGGCGAGACCGCGCCGCTGCTCGGCGTCTTCGACGGCATGTCGATGGTCTCCCGGTGGATGCGCTACCTCTCCGGACTTCCCCGTCTGTCACCGGGGATGCTGTCCGGGCTCACGGACGTCGACGGTGACCACCACGTCGCCTGGCTCGCGTCCCTGGACGACGAACCCGCCGGGATCGCTCGATACGTCCGCCTCAGGGACCGCCCCACGACGGCCGAACTGGCCTTCGAGGTCGTGGACCGTCTGCAGCATCACGGGCTCGGGACCGTGCTCCTCGACACGATCACGACCGTGGCCGCCGCTCGCGGCATCCGCCAGGTCCAGGCCACGTTGGCGCCCTCCAACACCGCATCGAGGCGACTGCTGGCCAGGATCGGCGCGACGACACGGCATGTCGACGGGCTCCTCGAGGCACAAGGACCCCTTCGTCTCCTCGACCCGCCGGCGGTGGACAGGCCGGCCCTGCTCCGTCTGCTGTGCGCTGGCTCCTGGGATGCCGCCCTCGACATCGGCTGA
- a CDS encoding alpha/beta fold hydrolase: MVSGGPPVLVRILGAVELVGSGGVTVPLPGRRQPALLAALAARAREVVSIDRLVTLLWGDDLPDNPEASLHSAVFKLRRALRSVSEREVLLTRERGYQLALSPGDLDADLFGELVSRAAGQPPEEAAVTLADALGLWRGQAYAGFADTEIAQLEAIRLEESRRAAVERRAEALLACGRAADVVPMLEPFVAEHPLRESARASLMRALHETGRTAEALDHYRNHRDHLGEDLGLEPSRVMQSLQVELLQEPPARDATTQTRQVTTVATRRGLCDLQVRYLRTRAGDVVAHGSTGTGPPLVVLLGWISNLDVIASGRDPRSSLLERLTDDFALTLYDRVGTGLSPGPVRDFGLAASVGELADVVSEVGPPVSLLAMSGAGPIAVSLAAERPELVASLVLFGTFADGPGTFTDKQLRDMVVQITRTHWSMGSKLLADLYRPGASDEAAWHLSEVFRESARPDVAADYLASLYEHNVMDKLPAVMAPALVLHYRGDRLIPFRGAQQLVAGLRDATLVVLEGRVHLPDASDLDQIQQNIVEHVRAAAG; this comes from the coding sequence ATGGTCTCTGGAGGACCGCCAGTGCTGGTGCGCATACTGGGGGCAGTCGAGCTCGTCGGGAGCGGTGGAGTCACGGTCCCGCTTCCGGGGAGGCGACAACCTGCCCTTCTCGCGGCCCTCGCCGCACGTGCCCGCGAGGTGGTCAGCATCGACCGGCTGGTCACGCTGCTGTGGGGAGACGACCTGCCGGACAACCCGGAGGCGTCGTTGCACAGCGCGGTGTTCAAGCTGCGCCGCGCGCTCCGCTCGGTGAGCGAGCGAGAGGTGCTCCTGACCCGGGAACGGGGTTACCAGCTCGCGTTGTCACCCGGCGACCTCGACGCCGACCTGTTTGGCGAGCTCGTGAGCCGGGCCGCCGGACAGCCGCCGGAGGAGGCGGCAGTCACCCTGGCGGACGCCCTCGGCCTGTGGCGGGGGCAGGCGTACGCCGGCTTCGCGGACACCGAGATCGCCCAGCTCGAGGCGATCCGGCTGGAGGAGAGTCGCCGCGCGGCCGTCGAGCGCCGGGCTGAGGCGTTGCTGGCCTGCGGCCGGGCCGCCGACGTCGTGCCCATGCTCGAGCCGTTCGTGGCAGAGCACCCCCTGCGGGAGAGCGCGAGGGCGTCGCTGATGCGGGCACTCCACGAGACGGGGCGCACCGCGGAGGCACTGGACCACTACCGGAACCACCGCGACCACCTCGGCGAGGACCTCGGTCTCGAGCCATCACGGGTCATGCAGTCGTTGCAGGTCGAGCTCTTGCAGGAGCCTCCCGCTCGGGACGCGACAACGCAGACACGGCAGGTCACCACGGTCGCGACCCGGCGCGGCCTCTGCGATCTCCAGGTCCGCTACCTGCGCACCCGAGCCGGCGACGTGGTGGCCCACGGCAGCACGGGGACCGGACCGCCGCTCGTCGTGCTGCTCGGCTGGATCTCCAACCTGGACGTCATCGCATCCGGCCGGGACCCTCGCTCGTCGTTGCTGGAGCGGCTCACCGACGACTTCGCGCTCACGCTGTACGACCGCGTGGGGACGGGCCTCTCCCCCGGGCCGGTCAGGGACTTCGGCCTGGCAGCGAGCGTGGGTGAGCTTGCCGACGTGGTGAGCGAAGTGGGGCCCCCGGTCTCGCTCCTCGCCATGTCGGGTGCCGGGCCGATCGCTGTGTCCCTGGCCGCAGAACGGCCTGAGCTGGTCGCGTCGCTCGTGCTGTTCGGCACGTTCGCGGACGGCCCGGGGACCTTCACCGACAAGCAGCTGCGCGACATGGTCGTGCAGATCACGCGAACCCACTGGAGCATGGGCTCGAAGCTGCTCGCCGACCTGTATCGGCCGGGGGCCAGCGACGAAGCCGCCTGGCACCTCTCAGAGGTGTTCCGGGAGTCGGCCCGACCCGACGTCGCGGCTGACTACCTGGCGTCGCTGTACGAGCACAACGTCATGGACAAGCTGCCCGCCGTCATGGCGCCGGCACTCGTTCTGCACTACCGGGGCGACCGGCTCATCCCCTTCCGGGGTGCGCAGCAGCTCGTCGCGGGCCTGCGCGACGCCACGCTCGTGGTGCTCGAGGGGCGGGTCCACCTGCCTGATGCCAGTGACCTCGACCAGATCCAGCAGAACATCGTCGAGCACGTCCGCGCCGCCGCTGGATGA
- a CDS encoding DUF4190 domain-containing protein, with protein MAAMIVGIASFFVLAPLSSTGAIILGVLGLRKARAGQATNRGQALTGVICGAVSLVLSLVVIIYVLAVLSHNAKTSP; from the coding sequence CTGGCCGCGATGATCGTCGGCATCGCGAGCTTCTTCGTCCTCGCCCCGCTGAGCTCGACGGGCGCGATCATCCTCGGCGTCCTCGGCCTTCGCAAAGCTCGGGCGGGCCAGGCGACGAACCGCGGCCAGGCGCTGACAGGGGTGATCTGCGGCGCGGTCAGCCTGGTGCTGAGCCTGGTCGTCATCATCTACGTCCTTGCCGTGCTGTCGCACAACGCCAAGACGTCCCCCTAG
- a CDS encoding VOC family protein, producing the protein MARIRFDHVGITVSDLESVTAFFVGLGLEVEGSMFVEGEFIDTVIGIPDSRTQIVMLRPPGGGTAIELSSFVRPDHEPGSSNAMANELGLRNVCFEVDDLQSTVDGLAEDGYGLVGGIGQHEDTWRMAYVRGPEGIVVSLAERMG; encoded by the coding sequence ATGGCACGCATCAGGTTCGACCACGTGGGGATCACGGTCTCCGACCTCGAGTCCGTCACGGCGTTCTTCGTCGGCCTGGGTCTCGAGGTCGAGGGCAGCATGTTCGTGGAGGGCGAGTTCATCGACACGGTGATCGGCATCCCGGACTCGCGGACGCAGATCGTCATGCTGCGGCCACCCGGCGGAGGGACCGCGATCGAGCTCTCGAGCTTTGTCAGGCCCGACCACGAGCCCGGGTCGTCCAACGCGATGGCCAACGAGCTCGGTCTGCGCAACGTCTGCTTCGAGGTCGACGACCTCCAGTCGACCGTCGACGGCCTGGCTGAGGACGGCTACGGGCTCGTCGGCGGCATCGGTCAGCACGAGGACACCTGGCGCATGGCCTACGTGCGCGGGCCGGAGGGGATCGTCGTCTCGCTGGCCGAGCGGATGGGCTGA
- a CDS encoding DUF6328 family protein: MPSYDQPDVLDRNLGEILQEIRVAQTGVQILFAFLLSLPFTSGFHSASAPDRAVYLTALLATVGAASMLIAPVAFHRILFRRRRRPDIVRGANRFAIVGLALMVVGVSAAVLFASSFVVGTIGGCVIGAIVLAWFSAWWFAVPFHHLHRRDDHPVTVPVTSSSSLHQTTMHAVSHARAAKPR, translated from the coding sequence ATGCCCTCGTACGACCAGCCCGACGTCCTCGACCGCAACCTCGGCGAGATCCTGCAGGAGATCCGCGTCGCTCAGACCGGGGTCCAGATCCTCTTCGCCTTCCTCCTCTCGCTGCCCTTCACCTCGGGGTTCCACAGCGCCAGCGCGCCCGACCGCGCGGTCTACCTCACCGCCCTGCTGGCCACCGTCGGGGCGGCGTCCATGCTGATCGCGCCCGTCGCGTTCCACCGCATCCTGTTCCGGCGTCGGCGCCGACCCGACATCGTCCGGGGCGCCAACCGCTTCGCCATCGTCGGACTGGCCCTGATGGTGGTGGGCGTGTCGGCGGCCGTCCTGTTCGCCTCCAGCTTTGTGGTGGGCACCATCGGCGGCTGCGTGATCGGTGCCATCGTGCTGGCCTGGTTCAGCGCCTGGTGGTTCGCGGTGCCGTTCCACCACCTCCACCGGCGGGACGACCACCCCGTGACGGTGCCCGTCACCAGCTCGTCGTCGCTGCACCAGACCACGATGCATGCGGTCTCTCACGCCAGGGCCGCCAAGCCCCGATGA
- the mscL gene encoding large conductance mechanosensitive channel protein MscL: MIKGFRDFILRGNVVDFAVGIVIGAAFGALVTALVKDLITPIIGALGGTPDFSGLYFTINGSRFLYGDFINAILAFLLIAAAIYFFVVIPVNKLMARYKPTAEEPAATQVCPHCLSSIHIGATRCAFCTAELVQGAGGGGRSI; this comes from the coding sequence ATGATCAAAGGCTTCCGAGACTTCATCCTGCGAGGCAATGTGGTCGACTTTGCCGTCGGCATCGTCATCGGCGCGGCATTCGGGGCTCTGGTCACCGCTCTCGTCAAGGACCTGATCACACCGATCATCGGGGCACTCGGCGGAACGCCCGACTTCTCCGGGCTGTACTTCACCATCAACGGCAGTCGTTTCCTCTACGGGGACTTCATCAACGCCATCCTGGCCTTCCTGCTGATCGCCGCGGCGATCTACTTCTTCGTCGTCATCCCCGTCAACAAGCTCATGGCGCGGTACAAGCCCACCGCCGAGGAGCCGGCAGCCACCCAGGTCTGCCCCCACTGCCTGTCCTCCATCCACATCGGTGCCACCCGGTGCGCGTTCTGCACGGCCGAGCTCGTCCAGGGGGCCGGCGGCGGAGGCAGGTCGATCTAG
- a CDS encoding potassium transporter Kup — protein MTDLTTAASSAGADTASSAPEAPPTGAPKPVGAALLLAALGVVFGDIGTSPLYALQTVFSLDHGIVRPTAGDVYGVISLMFWSVTLIVSAKYVMVLMRADNDGEGGVMALAALARRLYARRGGRTGLLMALGILGVSLFYGDSVITPAISVLSAVEGLKVAAPGLAHLVVPVAAVILTGLFAAQRFGTGKVGTLFGPVTLLWFAALAAAGIPQVVAHPNVLAGLSPTYAVAFVAAHPGIAFVAMGAVVLVITGAEALYADMGHFGRMPILRAWFFVVFPALTLNYLGQAALILHHPGATTNPFFLLLPGWSQVPMVVLATAATVIASQAVISGAFSLSRQAMQLGMLPALRVRQTSEHEAGQIYLPGINGALFVGVLALMFAFRSSARLATAYGVSVTGALVIDTILLLLVARVLWDWPAWKLAAAGIGFGGIELTFLAGNLSKVAHGGWLPLLIAACVFTVMTTWQKGRAVVATNRRHKEGPLQEFIDHVHEQGLPRVPGTAVFPHPDKETTPLAMRATVEHNHVLHEHVIVISATSVNVPHVPPAERLTVDDLGYEDDGILHLSVRYGFADHVDLPAALRQACADDLIGPGIDIEGASYFLSRGTITLGREKMMATWRKRLFAQLARHAADPAEYFGLPVQRIVTMGSHVTL, from the coding sequence GTGACTGACCTGACCACTGCCGCTAGCAGTGCCGGTGCCGACACCGCCAGCTCCGCGCCGGAAGCACCGCCCACCGGAGCGCCCAAGCCCGTCGGCGCCGCTCTGCTGCTCGCGGCCCTCGGCGTCGTCTTCGGCGACATCGGCACCAGCCCGCTGTACGCGCTGCAGACCGTGTTCTCCCTCGACCACGGCATCGTGCGCCCCACCGCCGGCGACGTCTACGGCGTCATCTCCTTGATGTTCTGGTCGGTCACGCTCATCGTGTCCGCCAAGTACGTCATGGTGCTGATGCGCGCGGACAACGACGGCGAAGGCGGGGTCATGGCCCTGGCCGCGCTCGCCCGCCGCCTCTACGCCAGGCGCGGCGGTCGCACCGGCCTGCTGATGGCGCTCGGCATCCTCGGCGTCTCGCTCTTCTACGGGGACTCCGTCATCACCCCGGCCATCAGCGTGCTCTCCGCCGTCGAGGGCCTGAAGGTGGCCGCTCCCGGCCTGGCGCACCTGGTCGTCCCCGTCGCTGCGGTCATCCTGACCGGGCTGTTCGCCGCGCAGCGGTTCGGCACCGGCAAGGTCGGGACGCTCTTCGGGCCGGTCACCCTGCTCTGGTTCGCCGCGCTGGCCGCGGCCGGCATCCCGCAGGTCGTGGCCCACCCGAACGTGCTGGCCGGCCTGTCACCCACCTACGCGGTCGCGTTCGTGGCCGCACACCCCGGTATCGCGTTCGTCGCCATGGGCGCGGTCGTCCTGGTCATCACCGGGGCGGAGGCGTTGTACGCGGACATGGGCCACTTCGGGCGGATGCCGATCCTGCGGGCCTGGTTCTTCGTCGTGTTCCCGGCGCTGACGCTGAACTACCTCGGCCAGGCGGCGCTCATCCTGCACCACCCCGGTGCCACCACGAACCCGTTCTTCCTGTTGCTGCCCGGCTGGTCGCAGGTCCCGATGGTAGTCCTGGCGACGGCCGCGACGGTCATCGCCAGCCAGGCGGTGATCTCCGGCGCGTTCTCCCTGTCCAGGCAGGCGATGCAGCTGGGCATGCTCCCCGCGCTGAGGGTGCGCCAGACCTCCGAGCACGAGGCCGGACAGATCTACCTGCCCGGCATCAACGGGGCCCTGTTCGTCGGCGTGCTCGCGCTGATGTTCGCGTTCCGTTCCTCGGCCAGGCTCGCCACGGCATACGGGGTGTCCGTCACCGGCGCGCTCGTCATCGACACGATCCTGTTGCTGCTCGTGGCCAGGGTCCTGTGGGACTGGCCGGCGTGGAAGCTGGCCGCGGCCGGCATCGGGTTCGGCGGCATCGAGCTGACGTTCCTGGCGGGGAACCTCTCCAAGGTCGCGCACGGTGGCTGGCTGCCGCTGCTCATCGCCGCCTGCGTGTTCACGGTCATGACGACGTGGCAGAAGGGCCGGGCGGTGGTGGCCACGAACCGCCGGCACAAGGAAGGGCCGCTGCAGGAGTTCATCGACCACGTCCACGAGCAGGGCTTGCCCCGCGTGCCCGGCACCGCGGTGTTCCCGCACCCCGACAAGGAGACGACGCCGCTGGCGATGCGCGCCACCGTGGAGCACAACCACGTCCTGCACGAGCACGTCATCGTCATCTCCGCGACCTCGGTGAACGTGCCGCACGTCCCGCCGGCAGAGCGGCTGACGGTCGACGACCTCGGCTACGAGGACGACGGCATCCTCCACCTGTCGGTGCGCTACGGCTTCGCCGACCACGTGGACCTGCCGGCCGCGCTGCGCCAGGCCTGCGCCGACGACCTCATCGGGCCGGGCATCGACATCGAGGGCGCGTCCTACTTCCTGTCCCGCGGCACGATCACCCTCGGCCGGGAGAAGATGATGGCGACCTGGCGCAAGCGGCTGTTCGCCCAGCTCGCCCGGCACGCTGCCGACCCGGCCGAGTACTTCGGCCTGCCGGTGCAGCGGATCGTGACGATGGGAAGTCACGTCACGCTGTAG
- a CDS encoding DUF1611 domain-containing protein: MFARVELLGQHRALEDRHGRRVRLYAGDLVAGAYGSRYATDFYEGYVPTGPHTHLLTAGGVIGTVASSHVRRAPPTQLEVVGAVADSDGVPMTLADLTRPTSPVASPRPATVVVVGSSMNAGKTTTAAGIIRGWARAGLRVGAGKATGSGSGKDRWVYADAGAHAVVDFLDFGMPSTFGYPTAQLVSTMHRIRDALAADGATHVVIEIADGLLQSQTHELLAALPEFADSVLVAVGDALSAVGAQSVLAAAGVRVSALSGLVSASPLAAREAEAATGLPVATPDDLARGAALDLLRTAQWA, encoded by the coding sequence GTGTTCGCCCGCGTCGAGCTGCTCGGCCAGCACCGGGCGCTGGAGGACCGGCACGGCCGCCGGGTCCGCCTCTACGCCGGCGATCTGGTCGCCGGCGCGTATGGCAGCCGTTACGCGACGGACTTCTACGAGGGCTACGTCCCCACGGGCCCCCACACGCACTTGCTGACCGCCGGCGGCGTCATCGGCACCGTCGCGTCGTCGCACGTCAGGCGCGCGCCGCCGACACAGCTCGAGGTGGTCGGTGCTGTAGCGGACAGCGACGGCGTCCCGATGACGTTGGCCGACCTCACCCGCCCGACCTCACCCGTGGCGAGCCCGCGCCCGGCCACCGTCGTCGTGGTGGGCTCGTCGATGAACGCCGGCAAGACCACCACCGCCGCCGGCATCATCCGCGGGTGGGCTCGTGCCGGTCTGAGGGTGGGAGCCGGCAAGGCCACCGGGTCGGGGAGTGGCAAGGATCGCTGGGTCTACGCCGACGCCGGCGCGCACGCTGTCGTGGACTTCCTGGACTTCGGTATGCCGTCCACCTTCGGCTATCCGACGGCTCAGCTGGTCTCGACGATGCATCGCATCCGTGACGCCCTGGCCGCGGACGGCGCCACGCATGTCGTCATCGAGATCGCCGACGGCCTCCTGCAGTCCCAGACGCACGAGCTGCTGGCCGCCCTGCCCGAGTTCGCGGACTCAGTGCTGGTCGCGGTCGGCGACGCCCTCAGCGCCGTGGGCGCCCAGAGCGTCCTGGCCGCCGCAGGAGTCCGCGTCAGCGCGTTGAGCGGCCTCGTGTCGGCCAGCCCGCTCGCCGCCCGCGAGGCCGAGGCCGCCACGGGATTGCCCGTCGCGACTCCGGATGACCTCGCCCGTGGCGCGGCACTGGACCTCCTGCGGACCGCACAATGGGCCTGA
- the arr gene encoding NAD(+)--rifampin ADP-ribosyltransferase, whose translation MARLDSLLRDPPPTPRVVDDSGPFFHGTRADLRPGDLLTPGWRSNYGSGRQARHIYLTATREGAPLAAELARGDGPGRVYRVEPLGRIEDDPNVTDKRFPGNPTRSYRTTEPLRVVEEITGWERPPAELIAHMRERMAELDELGIEAMDD comes from the coding sequence ATGGCACGGCTCGACAGCCTGCTGCGCGACCCACCTCCGACGCCGCGCGTGGTCGACGACTCCGGGCCGTTCTTCCACGGGACCAGAGCCGACCTGCGTCCGGGTGACCTGCTCACGCCGGGCTGGCGCTCCAACTACGGGTCGGGGCGTCAGGCCAGGCACATCTACCTGACGGCCACGCGCGAGGGCGCGCCACTGGCCGCCGAGCTCGCGCGCGGCGACGGGCCGGGACGGGTCTACCGGGTCGAGCCACTCGGCAGGATCGAGGACGACCCGAACGTGACCGACAAGCGCTTCCCCGGGAACCCGACCCGGTCCTACCGAACGACCGAGCCACTGCGGGTCGTCGAGGAGATCACGGGCTGGGAGCGCCCTCCGGCGGAGCTGATCGCGCACATGCGCGAGCGCATGGCCGAGCTCGACGAGCTCGGGATCGAAGCGATGGACGACTGA
- a CDS encoding low affinity iron permease family protein yields MAGMWSWVRSGPRWSRHPASRVLHGLDWVASRPSIAVTVVALDLLWVVFSARFEFPTRLESVFQTMVAAVTLAMVFVIQHTQSREQAATQRKLDEILRSLPAADKSMITLEAAPDDELRAAARTHRDAREEARPE; encoded by the coding sequence ATGGCTGGCATGTGGTCATGGGTGAGGTCTGGTCCCCGATGGTCGCGGCACCCCGCCTCGCGTGTCCTTCACGGGCTGGACTGGGTGGCCTCGCGACCATCGATTGCCGTGACCGTGGTGGCCCTCGACCTGCTCTGGGTCGTCTTCTCGGCCCGCTTCGAGTTCCCGACCCGGTTGGAGTCGGTCTTCCAGACGATGGTGGCGGCGGTGACGTTGGCCATGGTGTTCGTCATCCAGCACACGCAGTCCCGCGAGCAGGCTGCGACCCAGCGAAAGCTCGACGAGATCCTGCGCTCGCTGCCGGCGGCGGACAAGTCGATGATCACGCTCGAGGCGGCACCGGACGACGAGCTGCGTGCCGCCGCCCGGACACATCGGGATGCCCGCGAGGAAGCCCGGCCCGAGTAG
- a CDS encoding maleylpyruvate isomerase family mycothiol-dependent enzyme produces the protein MTTIHARLLLAERDSLLPMLRRTPEAAFDLPTVCTLWSVRDVIAHCASALIRVVTGTEHAFSPADNQADVDERKGWPLSELLAELERAYALAAAAPSVARIAFGEWVHGGDIREALGEPDAYASPGVDDALVILSGYSARLGLPPTDVHLSDRPEVLRLGDPDARALGRLRTSTAGVFRVVAHRRPERAVDELVGVTLADLRVFS, from the coding sequence ATGACCACCATCCACGCCCGACTCCTGCTCGCCGAGCGGGACAGCCTGCTCCCGATGCTGAGGCGGACCCCCGAGGCGGCCTTCGACCTGCCGACCGTGTGCACGCTGTGGTCGGTGCGCGACGTGATCGCGCACTGCGCCTCGGCCCTGATCCGCGTGGTGACCGGCACCGAGCACGCCTTCAGCCCGGCGGACAACCAGGCCGACGTCGACGAACGCAAGGGCTGGCCGCTGTCGGAGCTCCTCGCCGAGCTGGAGCGCGCCTACGCCCTCGCCGCCGCCGCGCCGTCGGTGGCTCGCATCGCGTTCGGCGAGTGGGTGCATGGTGGGGACATCCGCGAGGCACTCGGCGAGCCCGACGCCTACGCCAGCCCCGGAGTCGACGACGCCCTGGTCATCCTGTCGGGGTACAGCGCTCGACTGGGCCTCCCGCCGACGGATGTGCACCTCAGTGACAGGCCCGAGGTGCTGCGGCTGGGTGACCCGGACGCCCGCGCGCTCGGGCGGCTGCGCACCTCGACCGCCGGCGTGTTCCGTGTGGTGGCCCACCGGCGACCCGAGCGTGCCGTGGACGAGCTCGTCGGAGTCACCCTCGCAGACCTGCGCGTCTTCTCCTGA
- a CDS encoding ABC transporter ATP-binding protein: MRLTQRAEPTLLSTLWRFRSYGVPHRGRLALGVLCRVGELLADLAVPWPIALVIDGVLGHHRLHGPQAVVVDRLGVSGGGLLVVAAAASLLFTLLSGALDYLGDRLMNSAGERITANIRADVFSHLLRLPMTFHDRRSVGELTSRMSSDTNRIEDSLVDVFSTLLPGVLTIVGLAAVITALDWRLGLVAMSAAPLVFFAAKRYSRLTRDAARKRRAAEGQLAALTAETITGIRTVHVVGTQDVHEEEFAGYNGAALRAGLRSVDLRARFTPLLEATSACGTAALLLVGGYGALQGWWTAGILVVALAYFRDMLRPLRSLSRLSLTLTAGAASAERVAEILDVPTHHRTVRAPSRVEASVRLENVRLDYGRGQVLTDLALDVPAGSRVALSGPNGAGKSSVLALVAGLYRPTAGRVLIGGLDLETLEPSFLRRHIAVVLQDTFLFSGSVFANVLLGRPDASTDEVVQACAAAGVLEFAEGLPEGLATQLGDRGVGLSGGQRQRVGIARALLRDSPIVLLDEPTSGLDLAAERALVDALKLLMNGRTVLMTTHRPALLGLADRIETLVGGRLLPQGAPTLSAPQPFSATARPV, encoded by the coding sequence GTGCGCCTGACCCAGCGCGCGGAGCCGACCCTGCTGTCGACCCTGTGGCGGTTTCGTTCCTACGGTGTCCCCCATCGGGGCCGCCTGGCCCTGGGCGTGCTGTGCCGAGTCGGTGAGCTGCTCGCCGACCTCGCCGTCCCCTGGCCCATCGCGCTCGTCATCGACGGCGTCCTGGGGCACCACCGCCTGCACGGCCCCCAGGCGGTGGTCGTTGACCGCCTCGGCGTCTCGGGGGGAGGCCTGCTGGTCGTTGCTGCCGCCGCCTCGCTGCTGTTCACCCTGCTGTCCGGCGCGCTGGACTACCTGGGCGACCGGCTGATGAACAGTGCGGGAGAGCGCATCACGGCAAACATCCGCGCCGACGTGTTCAGCCACCTGCTCCGGCTCCCCATGACCTTCCACGACCGCCGCAGCGTCGGCGAGCTCACGAGTCGCATGTCTTCTGACACCAACCGGATCGAGGACAGCCTGGTCGACGTCTTCTCCACGTTGCTGCCCGGTGTGCTGACCATCGTCGGGCTGGCTGCCGTCATCACCGCCCTGGACTGGCGCCTCGGCCTGGTTGCGATGAGCGCCGCCCCGCTGGTCTTCTTCGCCGCCAAGCGGTACAGCCGGCTCACCCGTGATGCGGCGCGCAAGCGTCGTGCGGCGGAAGGGCAGCTGGCCGCACTCACCGCGGAGACGATCACCGGCATACGGACGGTCCACGTGGTGGGCACCCAGGACGTGCACGAGGAAGAGTTCGCCGGCTACAACGGCGCCGCCCTCCGGGCGGGGCTCCGGTCGGTCGACCTGCGGGCCCGGTTCACCCCCCTGCTCGAAGCCACCTCCGCCTGCGGCACCGCCGCCCTGCTGCTCGTAGGCGGCTACGGCGCTCTTCAGGGGTGGTGGACCGCCGGCATCCTCGTGGTCGCGCTGGCCTACTTCCGCGACATGCTGCGCCCGCTACGGTCCCTGTCACGTCTGTCGCTCACCCTCACCGCCGGAGCCGCGTCCGCCGAACGCGTGGCCGAGATCCTCGACGTCCCGACCCACCACCGAACGGTTCGGGCCCCCTCCCGGGTCGAGGCGTCAGTCCGCCTCGAGAACGTGCGGCTCGACTACGGCAGGGGGCAGGTGCTCACCGATCTGGCCCTGGACGTCCCGGCCGGCAGCCGGGTGGCCCTGTCCGGCCCGAACGGGGCAGGGAAGTCGTCCGTCCTGGCGCTTGTTGCCGGCCTCTACCGGCCAACCGCAGGGCGTGTCCTCATCGGGGGCCTGGATCTCGAGACGCTCGAGCCCAGCTTCCTGCGCCGCCACATCGCAGTCGTGCTTCAGGACACCTTCCTCTTCTCCGGGTCGGTCTTTGCCAACGTCCTCCTCGGGCGCCCGGACGCCTCGACCGATGAGGTGGTGCAGGCCTGCGCGGCGGCGGGTGTGCTGGAGTTCGCCGAGGGACTCCCCGAGGGTCTCGCCACCCAGCTGGGCGACCGCGGAGTGGGCCTTTCCGGTGGGCAGCGTCAGCGCGTCGGGATAGCGAGGGCGCTCCTGCGAGACTCGCCCATCGTCCTGCTCGACGAGCCGACCTCCGGCCTCGACCTGGCTGCCGAACGGGCACTCGTGGACGCGCTCAAGCTGCTGATGAACGGCCGAACCGTGCTCATGACCACCCACCGCCCCGCCCTGCTCGGCCTCGCCGACCGCATAGAGACGCTGGTCGGTGGGCGGCTCCTGCCGCAGGGCGCGCCCACCCTCAGCGCTCCGCAGCCATTCAGTGCCACCGCCCGGCCGGTCTAG